Genomic segment of Schistocerca piceifrons isolate TAMUIC-IGC-003096 chromosome 1, iqSchPice1.1, whole genome shotgun sequence:
CTTTCCAAACCAGACTTCACTGAGAGGCTTTTCATGAACTAGATATCACTCAGTTTAATAAGGAACTAAAAGTCCTGGGTGGAACACAAGAAACTGAGGAGTAAAGGTAACCACGTGCTGCGTTGCTGACAAGACCAAAAACACTTCGGAACTTTCTGACAGTTCAGAACTAACAAAACATACATATGAACATGCAGCTACAGTTTCCTGGAACTGCAGGCCGCAATCAGGTACTCGTATACTCGTACAAGGATAATGTAGTTGGTCAGAATAACTTAACTCTCTCTCCCCCATCAGTGTTAACTGCAAGGATGGACATTGTCTGCAAGATGAGCATCATTTTCAGTCTTCTTCTAATAATATCTGGGTATACAGCCGGCTGcgtacccggaaattattagaagaagaaatacgctggcaaaatttcagaagtcacattttcagtcttgtttatatgCCTGTCAGACACTCCATGTCTCAACTATAAGGTGAGTGGTTGCTTACTCTTCCCATTACTTGTATACCACTCTCTTTATACCCCCCCATACTTTATACACAACAAAGTCTGTTTGAATAGTTTGATCCTTGAGggatattttttaaacaaaaattaaatacactTTCGCAGTGTCTGTGTTTCTTTAACACTAATGCGTTCCTCATTAGTACCTGAAAGATTGTTTAGTAACTTAGACAATATTGAAAGAAAATAATCTAGTAGAAAAAAAGTGTTCCAGAATCCGCACTTGCAGAATATATGTAGAATTACTTGCAAGGAATAAACATGGTCTCTAAGCTAAACCTTTTCCTTAAAAGATCAGGGATGGATACCTTATGAAATGGTAATCCAatgtgtattcaattccgttgtTTAAATGTAACATTACACAGTATTGGGTAACATATTACTAAGTACTTCATATTGTGTGgcatgaagtaatacagaatgacCTGGACACACATCATTATTCTTATGATTAGATTGTTATGTTACACTTAAAAACTTATCCCGTAATAACATTCAGAGTTAGTCTGTCTTAACTATTCTGATATAATCACTTCCACGGAGATGGTTTGGACTATACCATTTACTCCCAGCAAGAGGCCTGACGTATGTATTCTGAGGACCATCATTTTCCCAGAGAGCCTGCCCAACATGCTTACAAACTGAACCAAACATTGGAAATAGCTATTTTGGTGCAAGAGATGAAAAGTAAACAGTCTTCATACACACAGGGACCAAGTCTTTCAAGCTGAAACGTATTGTCAGCAGCATCTGTTCACGCAGGAAAATTAATATCATCAAAAATACCTTGTAATACTGCCACACATACACTAGCAGTGTGTCATCCTGCATGAAATAATCGTGGATCTTTTCATTAGTTGTCGATTCTCTGAGTTGATGAACACCATTCACACAATACCTATCAGAAATTATCGTTTGGTGCACAGGGACTGGTCCAATAATCAGTGTTGCAGTAATTGTACCATACTCCTGTCTCCACAGCATGCAAAAGCTCTTGATGCAAATATTGACAATTTTTGGGATTCTTAAGATTGGATGTTCTGCAAATTCATTTACCCCAATACATGTAACCATCTTCAAACAGAATGAAAGATCACTTTACATTTAGTCTCTCCATCATGACAGACTGCAACAGCCAGTTCTGGTATCAATCTGCAGCTACCATTACTTTTTAAGGTTTCTTTTTGAGTTTGTTCATGACTGTGGAAAATAGCACATTGGTTTTCTTGGACTTCTCTGTtcttgggaaaaaaagaaaagaaatgccaCTTGCCTCACTGTTTGAGCAAAGAAGGTTTCTGTGTAAAGTCAGATACAACATTACATTAAGCACCGTGTATTATGTTAATAATGCCATAGGCTGGCATCATCTGAGTAATGAGAACATTGTGGTCAGCACAATTTCTACCCAAATTCAGAGAGTGGAGAGGCATTTTTATGATAAGATCTCtgacaataaataaaaatgtctAAAACATTACAACTTTGATTGTCAAACAGAGGGAAGCATATTTCTAAGACGAGCATAGAGTATGAGAAAATTTAAGTTACACACTGTGCCAAAACAAACTGGAGAGCATATAGCCAAGCAAATGGTTGCATCTCACAAGAACAGTCATCACTTAAACTATATGAAGTCAAAACAGTCCGAGATCAATTAAGATGTCTGATTGTTAAATGGGACTAACAAGGTGTAGTGTTCAGGAGCTCACTGTGTCAACCTGTGGCTTCATCTTTCATGCTTCTCAGCAGACTAACATAATAAAAGGAAAAGCAATGAACTTAATGATGGCTTGTCCACACATTCTACTTGCTAAACTATCACCAACAATCATTTTAATCTAACTATAAACATTTTTCACTGAATCTCTTTGCGAAGATGCTCCCTGGGTTTTCAACTGCAACAGTATGATGTATTTTTCTGCTACTTCAATCTTGCCTGATGAAAGAAAACTGAAACTATTTTCATAGGAATTCATTGATCAAACATTACCCGGAGATAGCTGCCCCTGCATCCTAGCATAAACTGGTCAAACAATAATGAGTTTTTTAACAGACCTGTTGTGAGATATCTTCTTTCATTTCAGGATTGCTTGTTCTGGAAAGAAGAAATTCACAGCTGGCGTGATAGTATTAAGAACTACAAGTTCCAAATACAAAGAAACATAATGATCATGAAAATCAACAACTAAATTAACCCTAAAATTTTGACTTTTTATTGGTGCTAGATGTACATTAGTCACTGGAGTAGTAAACTACTGTTGAGAATCATCTTTCAACAATTTAGCAAAAAAGAAACTCAAGGCATTTTACAAGAAAGGAAAGTATTATATATGTATTAACAAGGTGTCACTTTCCAGATGTTACAGGATTACAGAGACCAAGGTGAACAATTTAATCCTGCCTTAATTACTCTTCCTGGTCGCAGAAATACCTAGGCCAACAATCAAAGCAGCAATAGTGATTCCCTGAGCAGCTATTCGAAGGCGCATCATGTATTGGGACATCCTTCGCTGTCCTGTCCGGAAACTCCATAGACCATAGGACAAAGCACAAAATGTAGCTAGGCAACCTACAATCAGAAAGAAACTACATCAAAAAGCTCATTTACCCTATATAGGAAATATCACAATAAATTTAAATTCACTCCAAACTTAAAAAGCCAATGTGCATCTTCATTTTTTCATCTAATATCTGTTAGATTCTAGACATGCAGCCCCAGAAATTCCATTCCTTCAACTGATATTTCAGCAGTACATCTTATGGCCATCATTTGAATGAGCTGACAGACaatctacagtgtgtgtgtgttcttggcTCTCAAAGAGCTTTTAATTTTCTAATCAGTGTATTTTTACTACTTATAAATAAAACAGTTGTTGTGCTGCTGGATTTTTTCTATTGCTCTTCAAAATGTGGGAGAGGGCAAGTCATTTTTGGTACATTCTGTATGTACAAAAAATTGATTGTTTCGGATATTTTGATGACTGTCCCTTTTAAAGCaaggatttaaaattataatatgtCTTTTCACTATTTTGAATGCAGCAGTTTGATCAAATTTAACACAGGTACATTTAATGTGAACACTTAATTACAAttacttttttttgcattttgtgggACATTTTACAGTTCTGTTTCCATTGTGTAATCTTTTTCTGTTGGGCAAAGAGATCCCTTGACTTCACCACATTCCAAGAAACCTTCTGGTATACTATCATAACTGACCCATGACAGCTACGACAAGTTGTCATTAATGTGATCTTCACGCTGGATTTACCCCAAAGCACACACACATTATTTGGAACTGAATTTCAGTGAAGTGTGAAGACTAAATTTGCCAAATAGTTTGCTCCCATTTCCAACCAAACTGAGTGACAACACAGCAAGGCAGTATAAGACCACATagtgtgactgcatcattccaagtGACTCTTGAATACAGTGGTTCAAACTGCATGTTCTGTGCATTTGACAAAATTTTCAAGTTGTATAGAAGCACAATAATATCGTGAATAATTTATGCATGGCTGGATCACTAGCACATTAAGGTACGTCTATGGCAACCATGAGATGGATCCCTAATTGTAAGGGACCTTTAGCATCATTTCAAAGCTGTGGAAGAGatttctggaggaaggaaacaTCCCGGGGCACGTAAAATAGAAGGTAGCATATCTGCAGTACGGTACTAGACATGAAATTTAAATCTATCCAGATAGAAATCTTCCAGCAAAACGGTTTTGGCATTATTACCTACACACAGTATAATAATGGCAAAAGTTGGCTCCTCTTACTGATCATATGATTTCAGGGAAAACATTGGTTTACTAATATGCACATTCCACTGCCATATCATTACAGTTGGAAATAGTCAGAGGTGTGCACacatgaggtatgcttgcttgtttgaaagtgtgagtgtgtgttttcttttctgaagaaaggtCTGGCTGAAGGCTAGGTGTGTCAACCGTCTTCTCATTGTTCCTGTCTGAAACACAACATGTAATTGTCAAGGTGAGCAGCAATATATGGTTCTCATAACATTGCTGATGTAATTACCTACAACAAATAGCTCAGACCCACCCATGTTAATATATTAGCTTTATTGACAACAGTCAGGCCTGATCATTCTGGAGATCTTTACATATAAAACTATATGAGTAGAATGCTGCTATTACAACACttagcatgactcacgccccatccttaacagctctacttctgccagtataatgAGTAGCTGGTCATATATCTTACACAAGAGACAAACCTGTAGATGAACTAAGACTCAACTTGAAATACATAGAAATTACTTGTTGTACATAAAACACCAGGAGATTCTTTAAGGAACAGTGCAGGTTGAAttcttgatatttttttttttttttttttttttttgttttaagggTTGTGAAATGTTGAACTTTGCTTTATGTTCCTTATAAGTGGAAAAGCAAGGGCTGTTGGCACC
This window contains:
- the LOC124787774 gene encoding HIG1 domain family member 2A, mitochondrial, producing MQNSKSESREEPEPTFDWLQLQKDVRATNTQETTREKFARKVSENPLVPIGCLATFCALSYGLWSFRTGQRRMSQYMMRLRIAAQGITIAALIVGLGISATRKSN